A window of Microcystis aeruginosa FD4 contains these coding sequences:
- a CDS encoding sulfatase-like hydrolase/transferase, with the protein MLRYFYAGGTFHLIGKTESLQADISGNGRIPFENAMIPAVLGERGWNTFAVGKWHLLPEEEANMAASKRNWPLGRGFERYYGFLGGETDQWYPDLVYDNHLIEPPYGPDLKDTENGYHLSKDLVDKAISFIQDTTAIAPKKPWMMYFSPGANHAPHQIWPEMILKYEYNTTLGDKDNPEDTSFIDTSVFKDGYEEYRKQVLANMKALGIFDGDLSPATINPHNEGVLDEKYDGELTEKDIIGVPPGKAWPSTDYVRPWGDLNQKEKALFIRMAEIYAAFSTYTDEQIGRLLDFLEKTGQMDNTIIIAVSDNGASAEGGPNGSVNENLFFNGVEDDFDTNFASLQDLGTEKTYNHYPSGWAWAFDTPFKYWKRWSGYEGGAATPFMMCGPGINKELRMADSGIRKQYIHAVDVVPTLYEMVGIEPPEVVKGYTQNPIEGISFAYTFHPNYGRPEYQFPYKDDALKPKDENGKLKKVRETQFYSMLGTRGVWYKGWHACTVHAPTPSDWSNFELDTWELYCMDGDEWKGKLGRPHRVEADPTQSHNLATVYPRKLERLKNMWFVQAGIYNGVPLDDRSTTEILSTPRPQLAAPPDFSGEGDWPEDEFGYIYYPGGSEIPEAVAPNIRTRSYSITATVDFSSGDTPEGVLLAHGGRFGGHSFYIHENRLCYVYNWLGQREQKVSCPLPTNALANLTANDEVKLKVEFNKSALQGADARLDAAEYGNSTLGEVQLSITIKGTPVSDLQTKWELGNRKDWKEWGQEWVPPNQFLTQPSKFALSGEGFNIGRDAGQPVSHDYAEDIPYEFEGAILEKVVVTIKNDAAAADPEKEFKGMLWRD; encoded by the coding sequence GTGCTTCGCTATTTCTATGCTGGCGGAACCTTTCATCTCATCGGTAAAACCGAGAGCCTTCAAGCCGACATTTCAGGTAATGGTCGCATCCCCTTTGAAAATGCCATGATTCCAGCCGTATTAGGTGAACGAGGCTGGAATACCTTCGCTGTGGGTAAATGGCATTTGCTACCGGAAGAAGAAGCGAATATGGCGGCAAGCAAGCGGAATTGGCCTCTGGGTCGTGGTTTTGAACGCTATTACGGATTTTTAGGGGGAGAAACGGATCAATGGTATCCTGATCTCGTCTATGACAATCATCTGATTGAGCCTCCCTATGGACCCGATTTAAAGGACACGGAGAACGGCTATCATCTCTCGAAAGACTTGGTAGATAAAGCAATTTCCTTTATCCAAGATACAACCGCGATCGCCCCTAAAAAACCTTGGATGATGTACTTCTCTCCCGGTGCGAATCATGCCCCCCATCAAATCTGGCCGGAGATGATCTTAAAGTATGAGTACAACACAACTTTAGGAGATAAAGACAATCCAGAGGATACCTCCTTTATTGACACTAGCGTCTTTAAAGATGGCTATGAAGAGTACCGCAAACAGGTTCTCGCCAACATGAAAGCGTTGGGAATCTTTGATGGCGACTTGTCCCCCGCGACGATCAATCCTCATAATGAGGGTGTACTTGATGAGAAATATGACGGTGAGCTTACTGAGAAAGATATCATTGGAGTACCTCCAGGAAAAGCTTGGCCTTCCACCGATTATGTAAGACCTTGGGGTGATTTGAACCAAAAAGAGAAGGCTCTGTTTATCCGTATGGCAGAAATTTATGCCGCTTTCTCCACCTACACCGATGAACAAATTGGTCGTTTGCTAGACTTTCTCGAAAAAACAGGGCAAATGGACAACACGATTATCATTGCTGTATCGGATAATGGTGCCAGTGCCGAGGGAGGTCCCAATGGCTCAGTCAACGAAAACCTATTCTTCAACGGCGTTGAGGACGATTTTGACACAAACTTTGCGTCTCTCCAAGATCTAGGGACAGAAAAAACCTACAATCACTACCCTTCCGGTTGGGCATGGGCTTTTGATACTCCCTTCAAATACTGGAAACGTTGGTCTGGCTATGAAGGCGGTGCGGCCACTCCCTTTATGATGTGCGGGCCCGGCATTAATAAGGAACTGCGGATGGCAGATTCTGGTATTCGCAAACAGTATATTCATGCGGTTGATGTCGTGCCAACCCTTTACGAAATGGTCGGCATAGAACCGCCAGAAGTAGTCAAAGGCTACACCCAAAACCCCATCGAGGGCATCAGCTTTGCTTATACTTTCCATCCGAATTATGGTCGACCTGAGTACCAGTTTCCTTACAAGGACGATGCTCTCAAGCCCAAAGACGAGAATGGGAAGCTTAAGAAGGTACGAGAGACTCAGTTTTATTCCATGCTGGGAACCCGAGGTGTTTGGTATAAAGGCTGGCACGCCTGTACTGTTCACGCTCCCACACCTTCTGATTGGAGTAACTTTGAGTTAGATACCTGGGAACTCTACTGTATGGATGGCGATGAGTGGAAAGGGAAACTTGGTCGTCCTCACCGTGTGGAAGCAGACCCGACTCAAAGTCACAATTTGGCTACAGTCTATCCCCGCAAGCTCGAACGATTGAAAAATATGTGGTTCGTGCAAGCAGGTATCTATAACGGTGTACCACTCGACGATCGCTCAACGACTGAAATCCTTTCAACGCCACGCCCTCAGTTGGCAGCTCCCCCAGACTTTAGTGGTGAGGGTGACTGGCCTGAAGACGAATTTGGATATATCTACTATCCAGGAGGATCAGAAATTCCTGAAGCGGTAGCCCCCAACATTCGGACTCGGTCTTATTCTATTACGGCAACCGTTGATTTCTCCAGTGGCGACACTCCAGAAGGGGTTTTGTTGGCTCACGGGGGACGATTTGGTGGACACAGTTTCTATATCCATGAGAATCGGCTTTGTTATGTTTATAACTGGCTAGGACAACGGGAGCAGAAGGTCAGTTGTCCACTCCCAACCAACGCTCTGGCTAATTTGACAGCCAATGATGAAGTGAAACTCAAAGTTGAATTTAACAAAAGTGCTTTACAGGGAGCAGATGCTCGCCTTGATGCAGCCGAGTACGGTAACAGCACTTTAGGAGAAGTTCAACTGTCCATTACCATCAAAGGTACCCCTGTTTCAGATTTACAGACGAAATGGGAGTTGGGTAATCGAAAAGATTGGAAGGAGTGGGGACAAGAGTGGGTACCCCCCAATCAGTTCCTGACCCAACCCTCCAAGTTTGCTCTATCTGGGGAAGGATTCAATATTGGTCGAGATGCCGGACAACCCGTGTCACACGACTACGCAGAAGACATCCCCTACGAGTTTGAAGGCGCGATCCTTGAAAAGGTCGTAGTCACCATCAAAAACGACGCAGCAGCAGCAGATCCTGAGAAAGAATTCAAGGGTATGTTGTGGCGTGACTAA
- the gmd gene encoding GDP-mannose 4,6-dehydratase has protein sequence MTQPKRALITGITGQDGSYLSELLLEKGYEVHGIIRRTSTFNTDRIDHIYIDPHQPDAKLFLHYGDLTDGTTLRRILEQVQPVEVYNLGAQSHVRVSFDAPEYTVDAVGVGVLRLLEAIRDYQKRTGIEVRFYQAGSSEMFGKVMEVPQKETTPFYPRSPYACAKVYGHWQTVNYRESYDLFACNGILFNHESPRRGETFVTRKITRALARIIAGQQQKLYLGNLDSKRDWGYAKDYVRAMWLMLQQEEPDDYVVATNETYSIREFLDISFQYVNLNWQDYVEFDQRYLRPAEVDLLIGDSTKAREKLGWQPSVTFEGLVKLMVDADLAALGINLNNGGDSQQLLKDLAYLRNRSMTTVD, from the coding sequence ATGACTCAACCGAAACGCGCCCTAATTACCGGCATCACCGGTCAAGATGGTTCCTATCTGAGCGAATTATTATTAGAAAAGGGTTACGAAGTCCACGGTATCATCCGTCGTACCTCAACTTTTAACACCGATCGCATCGATCATATCTACATTGACCCCCACCAGCCGGATGCTAAATTATTTCTTCATTATGGCGACCTCACCGACGGGACGACCCTGCGGCGTATCCTTGAACAAGTGCAACCGGTAGAAGTGTATAATTTAGGCGCACAATCCCACGTGCGAGTCAGTTTTGATGCCCCAGAATACACCGTCGATGCTGTGGGGGTGGGAGTTTTGAGATTACTAGAAGCAATTCGGGATTACCAAAAAAGAACCGGCATCGAAGTGCGTTTCTATCAAGCAGGTTCCTCGGAAATGTTCGGGAAAGTCATGGAAGTTCCCCAAAAAGAAACCACGCCATTTTATCCTCGCAGTCCCTACGCTTGTGCGAAAGTTTACGGTCACTGGCAAACGGTCAACTATCGGGAATCCTACGACTTATTTGCCTGTAACGGCATTTTATTTAACCATGAATCCCCCCGTCGGGGAGAAACTTTTGTCACGCGCAAAATTACCCGCGCTTTGGCCAGAATTATTGCTGGACAACAGCAAAAACTCTATTTAGGAAATCTCGATTCTAAAAGGGATTGGGGTTATGCTAAGGATTATGTGCGGGCGATGTGGTTAATGTTACAACAGGAAGAACCGGATGACTATGTGGTGGCGACCAATGAAACCTATTCTATCCGGGAGTTTCTCGATATTTCTTTCCAATACGTTAATTTAAATTGGCAGGATTATGTGGAGTTTGATCAACGTTATTTGCGTCCAGCGGAAGTGGATTTATTGATAGGAGATTCCACAAAAGCCAGAGAGAAATTAGGTTGGCAGCCGTCGGTGACGTTCGAGGGACTGGTAAAATTAATGGTAGATGCAGATTTAGCGGCTTTGGGGATTAATCTTAATAACGGTGGTGATAGCCAACAGTTATTAAAAGATCTGGCTTATCTTCGCAATCGTTCGATGACAACTGTGGATTAA
- a CDS encoding metallophosphoesterase family protein, giving the protein MQRRKFLLISGSLGGFSLAACADQILQPVTSKNPPESAVKQAQKAKKVKIIVISDLNSQYGSTTYDPEIDRAIPLIINNKPDLVLCGGDMVAGQKSSLTEAAINAMWSAFDRHIAAPLRAAKIPFGFTIGNHDASGALSAGKFIYAQERKLAQDYWQNPQHDTSLNFIDKTGFPFYYTFTQNGIFYLVWDASTHLISGQQLNWAAKNLSSSDAKNAKMRLVIGHLPLYGIAVGRNRPGDYLADAEKLRAFLEGHQVHTYISGHAHAYYPGKRGQLQLLHAGALGSGPRRLLNSEQAPRKTLTIVDINPNQQETVYTTYDMKTQEAINITSLPPLIMAPNGQVLRRDIPSVN; this is encoded by the coding sequence ATGCAACGCCGTAAATTTTTGCTGATCAGTGGCAGTTTAGGCGGTTTTAGCTTGGCAGCTTGCGCTGATCAAATTTTACAGCCTGTTACTTCCAAAAATCCCCCTGAGTCGGCTGTTAAACAAGCACAAAAGGCGAAAAAAGTCAAGATAATTGTGATTAGTGACCTTAATAGTCAATACGGTTCCACTACTTACGATCCCGAAATCGATCGAGCTATCCCCTTAATTATCAATAATAAACCCGATCTAGTCCTCTGTGGTGGCGACATGGTGGCAGGACAAAAAAGCAGCTTGACAGAGGCAGCAATTAACGCCATGTGGTCAGCCTTTGATCGCCATATCGCCGCACCCCTGCGAGCTGCTAAAATACCTTTTGGTTTTACCATCGGTAATCATGACGCTTCTGGAGCTTTATCCGCAGGAAAATTTATCTATGCTCAAGAGAGAAAATTAGCCCAAGATTATTGGCAAAACCCCCAACATGATACAAGTTTAAATTTTATCGATAAAACCGGCTTTCCTTTTTATTATACTTTCACTCAAAATGGTATATTCTATCTAGTTTGGGATGCCTCCACTCATTTAATCTCTGGGCAACAACTAAATTGGGCAGCAAAAAACTTGAGTAGTAGCGACGCTAAAAATGCTAAAATGCGGCTAGTAATTGGTCATTTACCCCTCTACGGTATTGCTGTGGGCAGAAATCGACCAGGGGATTATTTAGCCGATGCCGAGAAATTAAGAGCGTTTTTAGAGGGCCATCAGGTGCATACTTATATTAGTGGCCATGCTCACGCTTACTATCCGGGTAAACGGGGGCAATTACAATTATTACACGCGGGAGCTTTAGGCAGTGGACCGCGACGGTTATTGAACAGTGAACAAGCACCCAGAAAAACCTTAACAATTGTCGATATTAATCCCAATCAACAGGAGACAGTTTACACCACCTACGACATGAAAACCCAAGAGGCGATCAATATTACCAGTTTACCTCCTTTAATTATGGCTCCCAACGGGCAGGTTTTACGTCGAGATATTCCATCGGTTAACTAG
- a CDS encoding TIGR03792 family protein, with protein sequence MVIEWLEFQVNPEAREKFIQKDEEIWTKFLAKQPGFLGKEIWINPAIEEELIIVAHWQTEEQWKAISKNLLDETEAKFSLAMGKDNYQLIKVKEFQVRKFRENCQNNLGAMQPR encoded by the coding sequence ATGGTCATTGAGTGGTTAGAATTTCAAGTTAACCCCGAAGCAAGGGAAAAATTTATCCAAAAAGATGAAGAAATTTGGACAAAGTTTTTAGCAAAACAACCAGGTTTTTTAGGTAAAGAAATTTGGATTAATCCCGCCATCGAGGAGGAATTAATTATCGTTGCCCATTGGCAAACAGAAGAACAGTGGAAAGCTATCTCCAAAAATTTACTTGATGAGACCGAAGCAAAATTTTCCCTAGCCATGGGAAAAGATAATTATCAATTAATCAAAGTCAAGGAATTTCAAGTCAGAAAATTTCGAGAAAATTGTCAGAACAATTTAGGAGCCATGCAGCCCAGATAA
- a CDS encoding cadmium resistance transporter has translation MIEIVIAISTGVAAFVATNLDDILILTILFSQTGKLFRRRDIVIGQYIGFILLVIASLAGFFGCFLIPTPWIRYLGLVPVILGIVSLLKEEDKQEEPENVEVDLEGAKHSPLGRWFDSRTYSVAALTVANGSDNIGIYVPLFASSTVTSLIVIVSVFLILVGVWCAIAYGLTSVPTIATILTSQGSTFVPCVLISLGIFIVKESISLAFLALAISYLWAIIGRSQELARK, from the coding sequence ATGATCGAGATTGTGATCGCGATATCCACCGGTGTAGCGGCATTCGTCGCCACCAACCTGGACGATATATTGATCCTGACGATTCTCTTCAGCCAAACGGGAAAACTCTTCCGTCGTCGCGATATCGTCATCGGTCAGTATATCGGCTTTATTCTGCTTGTTATTGCCAGTTTAGCGGGATTTTTCGGGTGCTTTCTCATCCCTACCCCATGGATTCGCTATCTAGGCCTCGTTCCTGTGATTCTCGGCATCGTTTCCCTTCTCAAAGAAGAGGATAAGCAGGAAGAGCCGGAGAATGTCGAAGTGGACCTAGAGGGTGCGAAACATTCCCCCCTCGGCCGTTGGTTTGACTCGCGCACCTACAGCGTGGCCGCGTTGACCGTCGCCAACGGGAGCGATAATATCGGCATTTACGTTCCCCTGTTTGCCAGTAGTACTGTAACAAGTCTGATCGTTATCGTCAGCGTGTTTTTGATTCTGGTGGGGGTTTGGTGTGCGATCGCCTACGGGTTGACCAGCGTGCCGACCATTGCCACTATCCTAACCAGTCAGGGAAGTACCTTCGTTCCTTGTGTCCTGATCAGTTTAGGGATTTTTATCGTCAAAGAAAGTATTTCCCTCGCGTTTTTGGCCTTAGCAATTAGCTATCTCTGGGCGATCATCGGTCGCAGTCAGGAACTTGCCAGAAAATAA
- a CDS encoding ParA family protein, with product MATVISTVNMKGGVGKTTLTVNLATCLAKFQQKRVLVLDLDAQISATLSLMSPHEFAQLRRKKRTLSYLLEAIIKPNPYNKLTIDDIIVPSVCEIQGLDLLPGDIELYDEYVVSETLHHQAILHEDLGFDHAWNNLERILIKKIIDPIQDRYDYIIMDCAPGYNLLTRSGLCSSHFYLLPARPEPLSIVGIQLLERRIVKLKASHQETEPINPGLLGIVFILSGGGLLSRYYNQVMRRVQQDFQPHQIFANAIPMDVNVAKAVDMFVPAVAAMPSSSGSKAFMKLTEEFLMKTKK from the coding sequence ATGGCCACCGTCATCAGCACCGTTAATATGAAAGGAGGAGTAGGAAAAACTACCCTTACCGTCAACCTTGCCACCTGTTTAGCTAAATTTCAGCAAAAACGAGTCCTTGTCCTCGATTTAGACGCTCAAATCAGTGCGACTCTTAGCTTAATGTCTCCCCACGAATTCGCTCAACTGCGTCGCAAAAAACGCACTTTAAGCTATTTATTAGAAGCAATTATCAAACCCAATCCCTACAATAAATTAACTATTGATGATATTATCGTCCCTTCAGTCTGTGAAATTCAAGGCTTAGATTTACTCCCAGGAGACATCGAACTTTATGATGAATACGTCGTCTCAGAAACCCTGCACCACCAAGCAATTTTACATGAAGATTTAGGCTTTGATCATGCTTGGAATAACCTCGAAAGAATCTTAATTAAAAAAATTATTGATCCCATTCAAGACCGTTACGATTATATTATCATGGACTGCGCTCCGGGGTATAATCTTTTAACTCGTAGTGGTCTCTGTAGCAGTCATTTTTATTTACTACCTGCCCGTCCAGAACCTTTATCAATTGTCGGCATTCAGCTATTAGAAAGAAGAATAGTTAAACTGAAAGCTAGTCATCAAGAAACCGAACCGATTAACCCTGGGTTACTCGGCATAGTTTTTATTCTTTCCGGTGGTGGTTTACTCAGTCGCTACTATAATCAAGTCATGCGCCGGGTACAACAGGATTTTCAACCCCATCAAATTTTTGCTAATGCGATTCCTATGGATGTTAATGTAGCTAAAGCTGTGGATATGTTCGTGCCTGCGGTAGCAGCCATGCCCTCTTCTAGTGGTTCTAAAGCTTTTATGAAACTCACAGAAGAATTCTTGATGAAAACCAAAAAATAG
- a CDS encoding pyroglutamyl-peptidase I family protein, whose protein sequence is MTILLTSFAPWLCHHHSNSSDDLLVSIQDNYPKKLLFLRQLPVNTHRASERVIKAIQDQKNDLVICCGMAESRYRLSLESQARSSTKKLFTPIPLQDLIKNLDYSYISDNAGQFVCEELYFQVLKHHPRALFVHVPLLTDKNFAIIQRDFQKIITKLRKSEKVGGLRMWSE, encoded by the coding sequence TTGACAATTCTCTTAACTTCTTTTGCGCCTTGGTTATGCCATCACCATAGTAATTCCTCCGATGATTTGCTAGTATCTATTCAAGATAATTATCCAAAAAAGCTTTTATTTTTGCGTCAACTTCCCGTTAATACTCATCGAGCTAGTGAACGAGTTATCAAGGCTATTCAAGACCAAAAAAACGATTTAGTTATTTGTTGTGGCATGGCAGAAAGTCGTTATCGTTTAAGTTTAGAATCTCAGGCTAGGAGTAGCACAAAAAAGTTATTTACACCAATTCCACTGCAAGATTTAATTAAAAACCTTGACTATAGTTATATCAGCGATAATGCCGGTCAGTTTGTCTGCGAAGAATTATATTTTCAAGTTTTAAAACATCATCCGAGGGCTTTATTCGTTCATGTGCCGCTTTTAACGGACAAAAATTTTGCTATTATTCAAAGGGATTTTCAAAAAATTATCACTAAATTGAGAAAGTCAGAAAAGGTTGGGGGATTGAGAATGTGGTCTGAGTAA
- a CDS encoding ATP-grasp domain-containing protein: MDLLEYQAKEIFAQVGIPILPSQPIHEPGGLKRLNIPYPIVLKSQVRTGGRGKAGGVRFVANTIDAIAAAHAIFHLPIAGEYPEVILAEARYNPQQEIFLAILLDYHLQRPVLLGASQGGMDVDSLLETMQKVVIEERFSPYLCRQLAVSMGLRGSLIESISQILEKMYSLFVSKDLDIIEINPLGINEAGEVMALDGKISVNDAALARHLDLLALTPPQLQSPWSIIDQTGQIAVISNGQGLMSTVWDALASKGAKLAAWLILEERLELEQLNEQIEGGLQQFQLLPDLKVIIVDIISYPDFVQKAIESISNYYRSYSPLSPGRGSGERTIRATRQERQTLEPRSFLNPTPPQIIFRVLADSKAIDLSQSLTDVNFHWLESLEEVITEAIKLA; encoded by the coding sequence ATGGATTTACTCGAATACCAAGCTAAGGAAATATTTGCTCAAGTAGGTATCCCCATTTTACCTTCCCAACCAATCCACGAACCGGGGGGACTAAAAAGATTAAACATTCCCTATCCTATCGTGCTGAAGTCCCAGGTACGCACGGGAGGCCGGGGAAAAGCAGGAGGAGTGAGATTTGTCGCTAATACCATTGATGCGATCGCTGCTGCCCATGCTATCTTTCATTTACCGATCGCCGGAGAATATCCAGAGGTAATCCTAGCAGAAGCCCGTTACAATCCGCAACAAGAGATATTTTTAGCCATTTTACTCGATTATCATCTGCAAAGACCAGTTTTACTGGGTGCGAGTCAAGGGGGAATGGATGTGGACAGTTTACTGGAAACCATGCAAAAAGTGGTCATTGAAGAGAGATTTTCCCCCTATCTCTGTCGGCAATTAGCCGTATCTATGGGTTTAAGAGGGTCTTTGATCGAGTCTATCAGTCAAATTCTCGAAAAAATGTATAGTCTCTTTGTCAGCAAAGATCTCGATATTATCGAGATTAATCCCCTGGGTATCAACGAAGCTGGGGAAGTGATGGCCCTAGATGGCAAAATAAGTGTTAATGATGCCGCTTTAGCTAGACATCTCGATCTTCTGGCCTTGACCCCTCCCCAATTACAATCCCCTTGGTCGATAATTGATCAAACTGGCCAAATAGCCGTGATCAGTAATGGCCAGGGTTTGATGTCCACTGTCTGGGATGCCTTAGCCAGCAAGGGAGCAAAACTGGCGGCCTGGCTTATACTGGAGGAAAGACTAGAATTAGAGCAATTAAACGAGCAAATAGAGGGCGGTCTGCAACAATTCCAACTATTACCCGATTTAAAAGTGATTATCGTTGATATTATCAGTTATCCCGACTTTGTCCAAAAAGCGATCGAGAGTATTAGCAATTACTACCGCAGTTATAGCCCATTATCACCCGGCCGGGGCAGCGGCGAACGAACGATCCGGGCCACCCGACAGGAAAGACAAACCTTGGAACCCCGATCTTTTCTCAATCCCACCCCACCACAAATAATTTTTCGCGTCCTCGCTGACAGCAAAGCGATCGATCTTAGCCAGAGTTTAACCGATGTTAACTTTCATTGGTTAGAGTCTTTAGAAGAGGTAATCACTGAAGCAATTAAATTAGCCTAG
- a CDS encoding sulfatase-like hydrolase/transferase yields MTKEFNGTIALDIRDSVPDWEPYAEPKAPEGSPNILYLVIDDTGFGAWEMFGGKIKMPNLSRIAKKGLVYTNFHTTALCSPTRSSLLNGRNATSNGMSCIEEATTGFPGIDTPVAESEGFLVH; encoded by the coding sequence ATGACTAAGGAATTCAACGGGACAATCGCTCTCGACATTCGAGACTCTGTCCCAGATTGGGAACCCTACGCAGAACCCAAAGCCCCAGAAGGTTCCCCGAACATTCTTTACCTCGTCATTGACGATACAGGCTTCGGGGCTTGGGAAATGTTTGGCGGCAAGATCAAAATGCCCAATCTGAGCCGGATTGCCAAAAAAGGCTTGGTATATACCAACTTCCATACCACTGCTCTCTGTTCTCCCACCCGTTCATCTCTTTTAAATGGACGCAATGCCACCAGTAACGGGATGTCTTGTATTGAAGAAGCCACCACGGGTTTTCCTGGAATTGACACTCCCGTCGCTGAAAGCGAGGGATTCTTGGTTCACTGA
- a CDS encoding GDP-L-fucose synthase family protein: MLNLSEQRIVVTGGAGFLGRQVVNQLIAAGANPEKITIPRSKDCDLRVWENCQRLANEEDLIIHLAAHVGGIGLNREKPAELFYDNLMMGTQLIHAAYLAGVQKFVCVGTICAYPKFTPVPFHEDDLWSGYPEETNAPYGIAKKALLVQLESYRLQYGFNGIYLLPVNLYGPEDNFDPGSSHVIPALIRKVYEAQQRGDKQLPVWGDGSPTREFLYSTDAARGIVMASQFYNESDPVNLGTNYEISIKDLVELICDLMGFDGEIVWEIDKPNGQPRRCLDTTRAQEKFGFVAQMEFKEGLQKTIEWYRQNAA, translated from the coding sequence ATGCTGAATTTAAGCGAACAGAGAATCGTTGTCACCGGGGGGGCCGGATTTTTAGGTCGGCAAGTAGTTAATCAATTAATTGCAGCGGGGGCAAATCCCGAAAAAATTACAATTCCTCGGTCCAAAGATTGTGATTTAAGAGTTTGGGAAAACTGTCAACGTTTAGCCAACGAAGAAGATTTAATTATCCATTTGGCGGCCCATGTGGGAGGTATCGGTCTCAATCGGGAAAAACCCGCCGAATTATTCTATGATAATTTGATGATGGGAACCCAATTAATTCACGCTGCCTATCTAGCAGGAGTGCAAAAATTTGTCTGTGTGGGGACAATTTGTGCCTATCCAAAATTTACTCCAGTACCTTTCCATGAAGACGATTTATGGTCAGGATATCCTGAAGAAACCAATGCGCCTTATGGTATCGCTAAAAAGGCTTTATTGGTACAATTAGAGTCCTATCGTTTGCAGTATGGTTTCAACGGAATTTATCTTTTACCGGTGAATTTATACGGACCAGAGGATAATTTTGATCCGGGTAGTTCCCATGTAATTCCTGCTTTAATTCGCAAGGTTTATGAGGCACAACAACGGGGGGATAAACAACTTCCTGTCTGGGGAGATGGTAGTCCAACCCGGGAGTTTCTCTACTCCACCGATGCAGCGCGAGGCATTGTCATGGCCAGTCAATTCTATAATGAATCAGACCCGGTTAATCTTGGTACAAATTATGAGATTTCTATCAAAGATTTAGTCGAATTAATCTGTGATTTAATGGGTTTTGATGGCGAAATTGTTTGGGAAATAGATAAACCGAATGGTCAACCGCGACGCTGTTTAGATACAACCCGCGCTCAGGAAAAATTCGGTTTTGTTGCCCAAATGGAATTTAAAGAAGGTTTGCAAAAAACCATTGAATGGTATCGGCAAAACGCCGCCTAG
- a CDS encoding formylglycine-generating enzyme family protein has protein sequence MTSNSQISKKPPSHPGKPPHKDMVWIPERTFQMGADNSKYPEEAPAHWVTVSGFWMDKYLVTNKQFQKFVKETGYVTFAEKPPKAEDYPDADPAMLVPGSAVFVKPDRPVDPRTLCWWQYVPGADWQHPEGPNSSIKNRENFPVVHIVYEDALAYAKWAGKELPTEAQWELAARGGLDGADFAWGNEFMPNGKVMANTWQGRFPWENLKHHPPGTETVGSYPANGYGLYDMIGNVWEWTTDWYREKHPENPTKACCTPKNPRGGTEADSYNRKLSPSMQKPRKVLKGGSFLCSPNYCARYRPAARHPEDIDTSTNHIGFRTIVCPSVTIEQD, from the coding sequence ATGACTTCAAATTCACAAATATCTAAAAAACCGCCCTCTCATCCGGGTAAACCTCCCCATAAAGATATGGTCTGGATTCCTGAACGCACTTTCCAGATGGGAGCAGACAACTCAAAATATCCAGAAGAAGCACCCGCTCACTGGGTAACCGTCAGTGGCTTCTGGATGGATAAGTATTTAGTGACTAACAAACAATTCCAAAAATTCGTCAAAGAAACAGGCTACGTTACCTTTGCAGAAAAACCGCCGAAAGCAGAAGACTATCCTGATGCTGATCCCGCAATGTTAGTACCCGGATCGGCAGTATTTGTTAAGCCCGATCGCCCTGTCGATCCCCGGACTTTATGTTGGTGGCAGTACGTCCCTGGTGCTGACTGGCAACATCCTGAAGGTCCCAATAGTTCCATTAAAAATCGAGAAAATTTCCCTGTTGTGCATATTGTGTATGAAGATGCTCTTGCCTATGCTAAATGGGCAGGTAAAGAACTGCCAACGGAAGCCCAGTGGGAATTAGCAGCACGAGGCGGATTAGATGGCGCAGACTTCGCTTGGGGTAATGAATTTATGCCCAACGGTAAGGTAATGGCAAATACCTGGCAAGGAAGGTTTCCTTGGGAAAATTTAAAACATCATCCACCAGGGACAGAAACTGTTGGTAGCTATCCTGCCAATGGCTATGGACTCTACGACATGATTGGTAATGTTTGGGAATGGACAACCGATTGGTATCGGGAGAAACATCCAGAAAACCCGACAAAAGCTTGCTGCACGCCCAAAAATCCTAGAGGTGGAACAGAAGCAGATAGCTACAACCGAAAATTATCACCCTCAATGCAAAAACCACGTAAGGTACTTAAAGGGGGTTCTTTTCTCTGTTCGCCTAACTACTGCGCTCGCTACCGTCCCGCCGCTCGTCACCCGGAGGATATCGATACCTCCACTAACCACATTGGTTTTCGGACAATTGTTTGCCCTTCTGTAACGATTGAACAAGATTAG